One genomic window of Methanosarcina acetivorans C2A includes the following:
- a CDS encoding PGF-pre-PGF domain-containing protein — MFKKFLLAGILLTGLLLTSFLLTGFFILAGVPAALYTSSAPIVYVAGDGSGDFNCDGTDDHVQINQALNFVAENPGYTTVYLKGPFTYFVDDTLLIGSSTSFEGDSDAKIKLVSNAKWSNSKPMIKENNSGSHNITICGFIIDGNREGNTNVISGKGYYNLIHLNDCQNISVYNMYLTNNHGDGLKAENCSNVKFYNNEAYLLGHDVLYAIICSDVEAYNNTITCRTNSGLRLYNTNKASFHDNNIRSEGSGGAGIEVQKEGPDHTMDDIEVCNNVIYNTALSGILVFGSGNYSTASANVHIHHNQIYNTGISLSSEVTGGVLAEGFNGLIENNVIDGAYGAGIVQDRAYYSAPDGSGYVITVRNNIITNTYMSPAGEGYGICNLLTDTHSFVLQNNSFYNNAGGDYTGVEASPSNINSDPQYADRDKHDYHLKSKAGRWNGSSWVNDNISSPCIDAGYSLSNYFDEPEPNGDRINIGLYGNTRYASKSEFDMSNNSSDNSSDGIDAGESNDEYNGGSSEEGSGGSSHSSSGSSGSGGSAGGSPEPAKNVEVKELSQVFITNGKAVRFDFTKNVTCVVYISFDAKKTVGKTSAIVEMLKNESALVSELPSDDIYKFFNLWIGNGGYGTSDTIKNPVVCFKVEKAWIQAEEIDRVSITLKRYHDKEWNPLLTKISGEDDTYLYFTAETPGFSPFAITGKVTTKETVTEIETVTEILSEPDTQVPEQNNESTGSEVQAKPEQNGNQTGNTSFSGNENVIMPGFEIIYCFVGLFGVFLWRRG, encoded by the coding sequence ATGTTCAAAAAATTTTTACTTGCTGGCATCCTCCTTACAGGCTTACTTCTTACAAGCTTCCTTCTTACAGGCTTTTTTATACTTGCAGGCGTTCCTGCAGCTTTATACACGAGTTCAGCACCAATAGTCTACGTTGCGGGAGATGGAAGTGGAGATTTCAACTGTGACGGAACGGATGACCATGTCCAGATCAATCAGGCTCTTAACTTCGTGGCAGAAAATCCTGGATATACAACTGTCTATCTCAAAGGGCCGTTTACTTACTTTGTTGACGACACCCTCCTTATAGGCAGCAGTACGAGCTTTGAAGGAGATTCGGATGCAAAAATCAAGCTTGTCAGTAATGCTAAATGGTCAAACTCCAAGCCGATGATTAAAGAAAATAATTCTGGAAGCCACAACATTACAATTTGCGGTTTTATTATTGACGGAAATAGGGAAGGAAATACAAATGTGATCAGTGGAAAAGGCTATTACAATCTGATCCACCTGAATGATTGTCAGAACATAAGTGTGTATAATATGTATCTGACAAATAACCATGGAGATGGCTTAAAGGCTGAAAACTGTTCGAACGTAAAATTCTACAATAATGAAGCATACTTACTGGGCCACGATGTTCTATATGCCATTATCTGTTCGGATGTGGAAGCCTATAACAACACAATAACCTGCAGAACAAACAGCGGTCTGCGATTATACAATACAAACAAAGCCAGTTTCCATGACAATAATATCAGGTCCGAAGGTTCCGGTGGGGCAGGAATCGAGGTCCAGAAAGAAGGACCTGATCACACAATGGATGATATTGAGGTCTGTAATAACGTAATCTACAACACTGCTCTTTCGGGAATTCTGGTATTCGGGTCCGGAAATTATTCCACGGCCTCAGCAAATGTGCACATTCACCATAACCAGATCTACAATACCGGAATTAGCTTAAGCAGCGAAGTAACAGGTGGAGTCTTAGCCGAGGGGTTTAACGGGCTTATTGAAAATAATGTGATTGATGGGGCATACGGAGCCGGTATTGTGCAGGACAGGGCATACTATTCGGCTCCGGACGGTTCAGGGTATGTGATTACAGTAAGAAACAACATTATAACAAATACTTATATGTCTCCGGCAGGAGAAGGGTATGGAATATGTAACCTTCTTACGGACACCCACTCTTTTGTCCTGCAAAATAACTCCTTCTATAACAACGCGGGCGGCGATTACACAGGTGTTGAAGCCTCACCTTCGAATATAAATTCAGATCCTCAATACGCAGACAGGGATAAACACGACTACCACTTGAAGTCAAAAGCAGGTCGTTGGAATGGGAGCAGCTGGGTGAACGACAATATTAGTTCTCCATGTATCGATGCCGGATACTCTTTATCGAATTATTTTGATGAACCCGAACCCAATGGAGACAGGATCAACATAGGTCTGTATGGAAATACGCGATATGCCTCCAAATCAGAATTTGACATGTCAAACAATAGTAGTGACAATAGCAGTGATGGCATCGATGCCGGGGAAAGCAATGACGAATACAATGGAGGAAGTAGTGAAGAAGGCAGTGGAGGAAGCAGTCACAGTAGCAGTGGCAGTAGCGGTAGTGGTGGTAGTGCAGGGGGCTCTCCCGAGCCTGCAAAAAACGTTGAAGTAAAGGAACTTTCCCAGGTCTTCATTACAAACGGCAAGGCTGTCAGGTTTGACTTCACAAAGAACGTAACCTGTGTCGTATACATCAGCTTTGATGCAAAAAAGACAGTAGGTAAGACATCAGCCATTGTGGAGATGCTGAAAAATGAATCTGCTCTGGTTTCAGAGCTACCTTCAGATGATATATATAAGTTCTTTAATCTCTGGATTGGAAACGGTGGATATGGAACCTCGGATACCATCAAAAATCCGGTAGTATGTTTCAAGGTTGAAAAAGCCTGGATACAGGCTGAAGAGATCGATCGGGTTTCTATCACCCTGAAAAGGTACCATGATAAAGAATGGAATCCGCTTTTAACCAAGATATCAGGGGAAGATGACACATATCTATATTTCACAGCCGAAACCCCTGGATTCTCGCCTTTTGCAATAACAGGCAAGGTTACAACAAAGGAAACTGTAACTGAAATCGAAACTGTAACTGAAATCCTGTCTGAACCTGACACACAGGTTCCTGAACAAAACAATGAAAGTACGGGATCTGAAGTTCAAGCGAAACCCGAGCAGAATGGTAACCAGACCGGAAATACAAGTTTTTCTGGAAACGAGAACGTAATTATGCCTGGATTTGAAATTATTTACTGTTTTGTCGGGCTGTTTGGAGTTTTCCTGTGGAGAAGGGGATAA
- a CDS encoding nucleoside deaminase produces MPTKSLPAIVEDEFFVKLSDRNFMRIAVLLAQKSYDEGGCPIGGVIIDNNTRRIVGKGHNTLVQDNDPYNHGETSAIRDAGRQDFSNTTIFTTLSPCDVCATLIYMRQFDRVVVGDVTNASGNEQMLHEKGVKVDILEDPVGIALYAKYRAEKPELDMEDWKGLAACR; encoded by the coding sequence TTGCCTACGAAGAGTCTTCCTGCGATAGTTGAAGATGAATTCTTCGTTAAACTGAGCGACCGCAATTTTATGCGGATAGCCGTTTTACTTGCTCAAAAAAGCTATGATGAAGGCGGCTGCCCCATCGGAGGCGTCATAATCGATAATAACACGCGCCGGATTGTGGGCAAAGGGCATAATACGCTCGTGCAGGATAACGACCCTTACAACCACGGGGAAACTTCAGCCATACGCGATGCGGGGCGGCAGGATTTCAGCAACACCACTATTTTCACCACGCTCAGCCCCTGTGACGTTTGCGCCACGTTGATATATATGCGCCAGTTCGACCGCGTGGTAGTCGGGGATGTTACGAACGCCTCGGGTAATGAACAGATGCTGCACGAGAAGGGTGTCAAAGTCGATATCCTTGAAGACCCTGTGGGGATAGCATTGTATGCGAAATATCGGGCTGAAAAACCGGAGCTCGACATGGAAGACTGGAAAGGTCTGGCTGCCTGTCGTTAG
- a CDS encoding DUF2795 domain-containing protein: protein MQASSAAEVQSSMQEAVQAFREIRYPVTKNQLIEKAKSMNARSEVIQAIEGIPDREYNNAADVLKQFEGIQRAIEALRELKYPSTKSQLIEHAKKHDARSEVIRALEKFPDREYNNTADVLMEFRGKFQSQ, encoded by the coding sequence ATGCAAGCAAGTTCTGCTGCTGAAGTTCAGAGTTCGATGCAGGAAGCTGTACAGGCTTTCCGGGAGATAAGATATCCTGTAACAAAGAATCAACTTATCGAGAAAGCTAAAAGTATGAATGCCCGCAGCGAAGTGATCCAGGCTATTGAGGGTATTCCAGATAGGGAATACAACAACGCTGCTGATGTCCTCAAGCAATTCGAAGGCATTCAAAGGGCTATAGAGGCGCTCAGGGAGCTGAAATATCCTTCAACGAAGAGTCAACTTATCGAACATGCTAAAAAGCACGATGCCCGTAGCGAAGTTATTAGAGCTCTTGAGAAGTTTCCAGATAGGGAATACAATAATACTGCAGATGTTCTTATGGAATTCAGAGGTAAATTCCAGAGCCAATAA
- a CDS encoding DUF1254 domain-containing protein — protein sequence MVEYPETQVLKADTKADMSLSEKLQLVASIFASKEVTDAVMEKIKELHPQKMNASNVLILTGDDKDKANINIIGIFSTSGRDIAALAERIAAGLTTIAEKSVKPLIEKRQLVAGIFASKAASDAAMEKIKSLGPQLQKVNASNILVLAKDDKGKVDINIIDIGSTSRMNIAALAERIAEDIITVASKPVGSPTELNVQVTHLGHALNPGSVAIGLFVDPQYADKIKDGIEKAGAQVLTAEDLKRIGAGLGVVEGTNDLAVKAAAAPQTELQAAPVIFDWQEEYAYSLGLQAFIYGFPYVYNALTRYKWTNLPQDPKRVPYAPVNHFWHATELIDATYRDGGCPNNDTLYSIAWVDLSKEPVILSVPEIPADRYWTFELSTFTSDNFAYVGKRVGSKAGNYALIGPDWLGDLPGDVTAVTPSSPTPWILILGRTLADGVDDLPSVHALQAQYRLTPLSLWGKPEVKLPENRDVYKPAVALAGSKDPLGPWKTLNAMLAENPPAAHHEVLLKQFATIGIGPGLDIEQQPEVVKRALQRVLGVGIPLLRQQFMSGVWAKFVNGWRYPPSNEGRFGDEFLLRAADQSLAGIVANDPIEAVYLVNLTDNSGEPLTSAHRYELTFPGNFEPPVDAFWSVTIYGTDNNLIPNQINRYSIGNRSPGVKKNEDGGTTFYLQSESPDPDKESNWLPTGNGAWFTILRMYIPHPEVVNAEWKCPSIVKVD from the coding sequence ATGGTAGAATATCCAGAAACTCAAGTCTTAAAAGCTGACACAAAGGCTGATATGTCTCTATCTGAGAAGCTGCAACTGGTAGCGAGCATCTTCGCCAGCAAAGAGGTCACCGACGCCGTTATGGAGAAGATCAAGGAACTTCATCCCCAGAAGATGAATGCCAGTAACGTCCTGATCCTAACCGGAGACGATAAGGACAAAGCCAATATCAACATCATTGGAATCTTTTCGACTTCAGGAAGGGATATAGCCGCGCTGGCTGAGCGTATTGCAGCAGGCCTGACTACAATCGCTGAAAAGTCGGTGAAGCCGCTAATCGAGAAGCGACAACTGGTGGCAGGAATCTTCGCCAGCAAGGCAGCTTCAGACGCTGCTATGGAGAAGATTAAGAGTCTTGGTCCCCAGCTTCAGAAGGTAAACGCCAGCAATATCCTGGTTCTCGCTAAGGATGATAAGGGCAAAGTCGACATCAACATCATTGATATCGGTTCGACTTCTAGAATGAATATAGCCGCGCTGGCTGAACGTATCGCAGAAGACATAATCACCGTTGCTAGTAAGCCGGTAGGCAGTCCGACTGAGCTGAATGTACAGGTGACTCATCTGGGTCATGCTCTAAATCCCGGCTCAGTGGCTATTGGTCTGTTCGTAGACCCGCAATATGCCGACAAGATCAAAGACGGCATCGAAAAGGCAGGCGCCCAGGTCCTCACGGCCGAGGATCTGAAACGCATCGGGGCAGGTCTGGGTGTGGTTGAGGGTACGAACGACTTGGCAGTCAAGGCAGCCGCTGCGCCACAGACAGAGCTACAGGCTGCTCCTGTAATCTTCGACTGGCAGGAGGAATACGCATACTCGCTGGGCCTGCAGGCGTTCATATACGGTTTCCCGTATGTCTACAATGCTCTCACGCGCTATAAGTGGACAAACCTTCCGCAGGATCCAAAGCGTGTTCCTTATGCGCCCGTTAACCATTTCTGGCATGCCACTGAACTCATAGATGCCACATACCGCGACGGCGGCTGCCCGAACAACGACACACTGTACTCAATTGCCTGGGTAGATCTCAGCAAAGAGCCAGTTATTCTCTCCGTGCCTGAGATCCCGGCGGATCGCTACTGGACATTTGAACTAAGCACCTTTACCTCAGACAACTTTGCCTATGTAGGCAAGAGGGTTGGCTCAAAGGCAGGCAATTATGCTCTTATTGGTCCTGATTGGCTTGGTGATCTCCCCGGGGATGTAACCGCCGTAACGCCGTCTTCCCCGACACCGTGGATATTAATCCTTGGCCGCACTCTGGCGGATGGTGTCGATGACCTGCCATCTGTGCATGCTCTTCAGGCGCAGTACAGGCTGACACCCCTGAGTCTCTGGGGCAAACCCGAGGTAAAACTTCCCGAAAATCGTGACGTCTACAAGCCTGCCGTTGCTCTTGCAGGGTCCAAGGACCCATTAGGGCCATGGAAGACGCTTAACGCCATGCTGGCTGAGAACCCGCCTGCAGCCCACCATGAAGTACTTCTCAAGCAGTTCGCAACAATCGGCATCGGGCCTGGCCTGGATATAGAGCAGCAGCCAGAGGTGGTGAAGAGGGCGCTACAGCGCGTGCTGGGAGTTGGCATACCGCTGCTCAGACAGCAGTTCATGAGTGGAGTCTGGGCAAAGTTTGTCAACGGCTGGCGTTACCCTCCATCCAATGAAGGCCGCTTTGGGGATGAGTTCCTGCTCCGCGCTGCAGATCAATCTCTGGCTGGAATTGTTGCCAACGACCCTATAGAGGCAGTCTACCTGGTCAACCTCACGGACAATTCAGGTGAGCCGCTGACGAGCGCTCACAGGTACGAGCTAACATTTCCCGGGAATTTTGAGCCGCCTGTGGATGCTTTCTGGTCGGTAACAATCTATGGCACCGATAATAATTTAATCCCTAATCAGATTAATCGCTACTCTATTGGCAACCGTAGCCCCGGAGTCAAGAAGAATGAGGATGGGGGGACGACTTTCTATCTCCAGAGCGAATCGCCTGATCCAGATAAGGAGTCAAACTGGCTGCCGACTGGCAATGGAGCGTGGTTCACCATTCTGCGTATGTACATCCCACACCCCGAGGTGGTAAATGCGGAATGGAAATGTCCTTCGATTGTAAAAGTAGACTGA
- a CDS encoding GNAT family N-acetyltransferase, translated as MRFGHVFGLFDRNSLKGFSIFIRGWDNPGLAYMVEIAVEGECQGKGYGSYLLLQSLLYLKKNEISIVTLTVDPNNLRAQHLYCDKFGFEFVEYRKDEYGQGRDRLFLKLDMENWKQ; from the coding sequence ATCCGATTCGGACACGTTTTCGGGCTCTTTGACCGCAATTCTTTGAAGGGTTTTTCTATATTCATAAGAGGATGGGACAATCCCGGACTTGCTTATATGGTGGAAATAGCAGTCGAAGGAGAATGTCAGGGAAAAGGATACGGATCTTATCTCTTATTACAGTCCCTGCTCTACCTGAAAAAGAACGAAATTTCTATTGTTACTTTAACTGTCGATCCGAATAATTTACGGGCTCAGCATCTTTATTGTGATAAGTTTGGATTTGAGTTTGTAGAATACCGAAAGGATGAGTATGGACAGGGGCGTGACAGATTGTTCCTGAAATTAGACATGGAGAACTGGAAGCAGTAA
- a CDS encoding PGF-pre-PGF domain-containing protein — MYNNWSEDSGNTTVNNSEHGNNGANNDSTTFSPNNLKSFSRPGGIALSWDDTGNTQTCYQYLPIFQKYNAKCTMNINKVSNSKIPRETLLYEMNALHEAGWEIAAHGYNHTNSVTFLSTYTPAEWLDQEIFPNIVELTRCGYPVSTFAYPYSDRNPTTDAIVAPYFRTLRTGVPDVINDNVNQTPLAYYDWDDDQLLYGVEIDDHTDTSLQSIQYGIDRAIEDGTVLVLYGHTITESVTGRYQTSTARLDAILNYTSSNGGVFYRMGELGNTSWVQLPRFSNVTANFTVSTNIIFAGKNVTFTDYSINQTTELFDFGDGSPASNTANVVHTYTTPGTYTVNLTVTNDVSSDSMLQTITVVEPATPVANFTSNCTTGHQPLSVAFKDTSTGVRTSWAWDFGDGNTSTRQNPVHEYSKVGNYSVRLTVENDEGSNSTQKINYITVLPQPPSANFYSNVTSGNVPLTVQFCDSSTGTPASWNWDFGDGYTSTEQNPVHTYCTAGTFNICLAVSNAGGTSSKAASITVMEESSSEGSNSGGSSHSSSSRSSGGGGGSPEPAKNVEVKELSQVFITNDNPAKFNFPKNATAIVYLSFDSKKTVGKTTTIVEMLKNKSTLTPETPEGEVYNYLNIWVGNSGYATEKNIENPVVCFRVEKGWIQDKGIDQASVVLNRYGEKKWNELPGTLLREDDEYLYFTAETPGFSPFAITGKLTAQEDVIEILPEPEAQVPEQNESMESDIEEKPEKTMPGFESIYCIIGLLGVFLWRRG; from the coding sequence TTGTATAACAACTGGTCAGAAGACAGCGGAAATACCACAGTTAACAATTCAGAACACGGCAATAACGGCGCAAATAACGACAGTACAACCTTTAGTCCCAACAACTTAAAGAGCTTCAGTAGACCAGGAGGCATTGCCTTATCATGGGACGATACAGGAAATACTCAGACCTGTTATCAATATTTGCCAATATTTCAGAAGTATAACGCCAAGTGCACTATGAACATAAATAAAGTAAGTAACAGCAAGATCCCACGTGAGACTCTGTTATATGAAATGAATGCACTGCATGAAGCTGGGTGGGAAATAGCTGCACATGGATACAATCACACAAATTCAGTTACGTTTCTAAGTACTTACACTCCTGCAGAGTGGCTCGATCAGGAAATCTTCCCGAACATTGTAGAACTCACCCGATGTGGTTATCCGGTTTCGACTTTCGCATATCCCTATTCGGATAGAAATCCAACTACCGATGCAATAGTAGCTCCATATTTCCGGACACTTAGAACTGGAGTCCCCGATGTTATAAATGATAATGTTAATCAAACACCTCTGGCTTACTACGATTGGGACGATGATCAACTTTTGTATGGTGTTGAAATAGATGATCACACCGATACAAGCTTACAGTCTATACAATATGGAATTGACCGCGCAATAGAAGATGGAACCGTACTGGTATTATACGGGCACACAATTACTGAAAGTGTTACCGGACGATACCAAACTTCAACCGCAAGACTGGATGCAATTCTAAACTATACAAGTAGTAATGGCGGAGTTTTTTATCGCATGGGAGAGCTGGGAAATACCTCCTGGGTGCAGCTCCCCAGATTTTCGAATGTGACTGCAAATTTCACGGTTTCTACAAATATTATATTCGCCGGGAAGAACGTGACCTTTACGGATTACAGTATCAACCAGACAACCGAACTATTTGATTTTGGGGACGGTTCGCCTGCAAGTAATACTGCAAATGTCGTACATACGTATACAACCCCGGGAACCTATACGGTCAATTTGACGGTAACAAACGACGTTTCCAGCGATTCGATGCTCCAGACGATTACGGTTGTTGAGCCGGCAACTCCGGTTGCTAATTTCACCAGCAACTGCACAACCGGACACCAGCCTTTGAGCGTAGCGTTCAAGGATACGTCAACCGGAGTTAGAACATCCTGGGCATGGGACTTTGGGGACGGAAATACCTCAACAAGGCAGAATCCGGTCCATGAATATTCCAAGGTCGGAAATTACTCTGTTAGATTGACTGTGGAAAACGATGAAGGATCTAATTCCACTCAAAAAATAAATTACATAACAGTACTGCCACAACCTCCCTCGGCTAATTTCTACTCAAATGTAACATCCGGAAATGTCCCGTTAACGGTCCAGTTTTGTGACAGCAGTACAGGAACTCCGGCTTCCTGGAACTGGGACTTCGGAGACGGATATACTTCAACCGAGCAGAACCCGGTTCATACTTACTGCACGGCAGGAACTTTTAACATTTGCCTTGCAGTGAGCAACGCAGGCGGAACATCTTCAAAAGCGGCCTCAATAACCGTGATGGAGGAAAGCAGTTCCGAAGGGAGCAATAGTGGAGGAAGCAGTCACAGTAGCAGTAGCAGAAGCAGTGGCGGAGGTGGGGGCTCTCCCGAACCTGCAAAAAATGTTGAGGTCAAGGAACTTTCCCAGGTCTTCATTACAAATGATAACCCTGCAAAGTTTAATTTCCCAAAGAACGCCACTGCTATTGTTTATTTGAGTTTTGATTCAAAGAAGACGGTCGGCAAGACAACGACCATTGTTGAGATGCTGAAAAACAAATCGACGCTTACCCCGGAAACACCTGAAGGCGAGGTCTACAATTATCTCAATATCTGGGTTGGGAACAGCGGGTACGCAACTGAAAAGAATATAGAAAACCCAGTCGTCTGTTTCAGGGTTGAAAAAGGCTGGATACAGGACAAAGGGATTGATCAGGCTTCAGTTGTTCTGAACAGGTACGGTGAAAAGAAATGGAACGAACTTCCGGGCACTCTGCTCAGGGAAGACGACGAGTATCTGTATTTCACAGCCGAAACCCCGGGATTCTCACCCTTTGCAATCACGGGCAAGCTTACAGCCCAGGAAGATGTGATTGAAATCCTGCCCGAACCCGAAGCTCAGGTTCCTGAACAAAACGAAAGTATGGAATCCGACATTGAAGAGAAACCAGAGAAGACTATGCCTGGGTTTGAAAGTATTTATTGTATTATCGGGCTTTTGGGAGTTTTCCTGTGGAGAAGGGGATAA
- a CDS encoding class I SAM-dependent methyltransferase, translating into MSEIDWDSPKGAEKYDRNCDHQFQKGQVLVEMMGIKKGDFVLDVGCGTGRQALNVAEIIGPAGQLTGIDPSSYRIELARKKFVEGSPGNVRFLVGQAENLRAVPDNSINHAYFCSSFHWVDDKKTALNEIYRVLLPEGRVGMTTLDRNSPNKMRALVDPVLAKYNIEKRHEWHRGMKKVTAPELHDLLSGTGFTGISIEPRAVQRKYNSPGEFLQHLEEKDSPEGVLKDIPEEIRKKIRKEITEEFRKAHTPEGTGFGNITLFAIATKPN; encoded by the coding sequence ATGAGTGAAATTGACTGGGACTCCCCCAAAGGTGCCGAAAAGTATGACCGAAACTGCGACCATCAGTTTCAGAAAGGACAGGTACTGGTAGAAATGATGGGAATAAAAAAAGGGGATTTCGTGCTTGATGTCGGCTGCGGGACCGGGAGACAGGCTCTGAACGTCGCTGAAATTATCGGGCCGGCTGGCCAGCTCACGGGTATCGATCCTTCCTCATACCGCATTGAGCTTGCACGAAAGAAATTTGTGGAAGGTTCCCCCGGAAATGTCCGTTTTCTGGTAGGGCAAGCCGAGAACCTCAGAGCCGTGCCGGATAACTCGATAAACCATGCTTATTTCTGCTCCTCATTCCACTGGGTTGATGACAAGAAAACCGCCCTTAATGAAATATACCGGGTACTTCTGCCAGAGGGCAGGGTTGGCATGACGACTCTTGATAGGAACAGCCCTAACAAGATGAGAGCACTTGTAGACCCCGTTCTTGCAAAATATAACATTGAAAAACGTCACGAATGGCACAGGGGCATGAAAAAAGTAACTGCACCGGAACTCCACGATTTGCTTTCAGGCACCGGTTTTACCGGAATCTCAATCGAGCCAAGGGCCGTCCAGCGGAAGTATAATTCTCCAGGAGAGTTTTTGCAGCACCTGGAAGAGAAAGACAGCCCCGAGGGAGTATTGAAAGACATTCCAGAAGAGATCAGAAAAAAGATCAGAAAGGAGATTACTGAAGAATTCAGAAAAGCCCATACTCCGGAAGGCACTGGTTTTGGAAATATTACGCTTTTTGCAATTGCAACAAAACCGAACTAA
- a CDS encoding DUF4386 domain-containing protein — translation MANHTADISLRQAAIVAGFGYLIIFLLGIIANFFVLQNLIVPEDAAATVNNIMANEWQFRLGILGFIIMVIFDVVVAWALYVLLKPVNRSLSLLAAWFRLVNATIFGIALYNLFSVLQLLGDANYLAVFEISQLQTQVMLFLSAFNYTWLIGLIFFGFHLFVLGYLILRSGCIPGILGVLLMIASLGYLIDSFANFLLPDYADYETIFMLIVVVPGVIGELSLTLWLLLKGAKLPERMTEQV, via the coding sequence ATGGCAAACCATACCGCCGATATATCACTACGCCAGGCTGCAATAGTCGCAGGGTTTGGGTATCTAATTATATTTTTACTGGGGATAATCGCTAATTTTTTTGTTCTCCAGAATCTGATTGTGCCGGAAGATGCTGCAGCAACTGTAAATAATATTATGGCTAATGAGTGGCAATTTCGCCTGGGTATTCTGGGCTTTATTATCATGGTTATTTTTGATGTGGTAGTGGCCTGGGCACTTTATGTTTTACTTAAACCGGTAAACAGGAGTCTCTCGTTGCTTGCTGCCTGGTTCAGGCTGGTGAACGCAACTATTTTTGGAATCGCCCTGTATAATCTCTTCAGCGTTTTGCAACTTTTAGGTGATGCTAACTATCTGGCAGTATTTGAAATAAGTCAGTTGCAAACTCAGGTGATGTTATTTCTCAGTGCGTTTAACTATACCTGGTTAATTGGATTGATATTTTTTGGCTTTCATTTGTTTGTCCTTGGTTATTTGATTCTCAGGTCGGGTTGCATTCCGGGAATTCTTGGCGTCCTGTTGATGATTGCATCTTTAGGCTACCTGATTGATAGTTTTGCAAATTTTCTTTTACCCGACTATGCCGACTACGAAACAATCTTCATGTTGATTGTTGTCGTACCCGGGGTTATCGGGGAATTGTCGCTTACCCTGTGGCTTTTGTTGAAAGGTGCTAAACTACCGGAAAGGATGACAGAACAAGTATAA
- a CDS encoding trypsin-like peptidase domain-containing protein — MIKSGGSFYYKGERCTIGAVILLKGLPYMVTVSHVFRRGEGDHLTVDGRKLTVTSILKAFDLALIELPPVCTFEITELGSAAELEQAVLVNDIHAIKCRVVSAGTSLLFLGFQCYNMPEPGDSGSPILQAGKVIGIISSITLDTCMGIAISSSIISSLEGQRSGG, encoded by the coding sequence ATGATAAAATCTGGTGGTTCTTTTTATTATAAGGGAGAACGCTGTACTATCGGGGCTGTCATCTTGCTCAAGGGCCTGCCTTACATGGTTACGGTTTCTCATGTATTTCGGCGTGGGGAAGGAGACCATTTAACAGTTGACGGAAGAAAACTCACTGTGACGAGCATTTTGAAAGCCTTTGATTTAGCTCTGATAGAGCTTCCTCCCGTCTGCACGTTTGAAATCACCGAGCTTGGCAGTGCAGCTGAACTGGAGCAGGCTGTACTTGTTAATGATATCCATGCTATTAAATGCAGGGTGGTTAGTGCCGGTACCTCACTTCTTTTTCTGGGCTTCCAGTGCTATAACATGCCCGAACCTGGAGACAGCGGTTCTCCTATTCTGCAGGCGGGAAAGGTAATAGGGATCATTTCCTCGATAACGCTGGATACCTGCATGGGAATTGCAATTTCTTCCAGTATTATAAGCAGCCTGGAAGGACAACGAAGTGGAGGATGA
- a CDS encoding secondary thiamine-phosphate synthase enzyme YjbQ, with protein MPVETRVITVTGKEDCGIVDITEMVSEEVKNSKIRNGTVTVFCIGSTGAISTMEFESNLSKDISEMLEELIPLNKDYHHHKTWGDYNGGSHLRSFLVGPSLTVPFIEKELTLGTWQQIVYINFDRIEKVRKIVLQIIGDF; from the coding sequence ATGCCTGTAGAAACAAGAGTAATTACAGTTACTGGAAAAGAAGACTGCGGAATTGTTGATATCACTGAAATGGTATCAGAGGAAGTCAAAAATTCAAAAATAAGAAACGGGACAGTTACGGTCTTCTGCATTGGGTCAACCGGAGCAATAAGCACAATGGAATTCGAGTCAAACCTTTCAAAAGACATTTCAGAAATGCTGGAAGAACTGATCCCTCTGAATAAGGACTATCATCACCACAAGACCTGGGGCGATTACAACGGCGGCTCTCATTTAAGATCATTCCTCGTCGGCCCGAGCCTTACTGTTCCTTTTATTGAAAAAGAATTGACACTTGGAACCTGGCAGCAGATTGTATACATAAATTTTGACAGGATTGAAAAGGTAAGAAAAATCGTGCTGCAGATTATCGGGGACTTTTAA